Part of the Methylomonas rapida genome is shown below.
AAGTCGAAATCGACGGCTTCTCCCGCTTCGTTGAAGCCGGCCTGGTCGACAGCTACAGGCATTTCCATCCCGATACCGTAGCCTACAGCTGGTGGAGCTACCGCGCCAACGCCCGCGCCAAAAACATCGGCTGGCGGATAGATTACGTCCTGACCAGTCAGTCGCTGCTCGACCCCATCGGCGATGCCTTCATCCTGCCCGGCATCATGGGTTCCGATCACTGTCCAGTAGGGATAGACATCGCACTGTAATCGACATCACAGGACATCGGCTGATGATCAACCTGAAAAATTACACGGAACTCGGCGTATTGGCCATGGTGGCCGCGGCGAACGCAGCGCTGTTGGTTTTCATCAAGATTGCCGCCGAAGTCAGCGAGGGCGAAACGGAAGTACTCGACCTGGCGATCCTAATGTGGCTGCGTTCGCCGACCGATCCAAGCGATCCGCTGGGGCCCTTGTGGCTTGAGGATTTTGTCCGCGACATCACGGCCTTGGGTAGCCCCATCGTATTGGGATTATTGGTATTGACCAGCATCATTTACCTGGTTTTGGCCGGACAACGCCTTCTGTGGCTTTTCATGCTACTAGCGACGGGCAGCGGCGCGCTGGCCTCACTCGGACTGAAGGCACTGTTTGGACGCGACCGCCCCGGCCTGTCCTTGCACGGCATGCCGGTGTATGCATCCAGCTTTCCGAGCGGACACGCCATGCTATCCACCCTGGTTTATCTAACCTTGGCCACACTGATTGCGCGCCTGGCGCCCTCGCCGGTATTAAAACTCTATATCATGGTGGTAGCGCTGGCGTTTTCCACATTGGTCGGCATCAGCCGGATTTATCTGGGCGTACACTGGCCGACTGACGTACTGGCCGGCTGGGCCGCCGGTGCCGCGTGGGCACTGGCATGCGGTGCGATTGCCCGAATCATTCATCTCGGCACGGGAGAAACACCATGAAGGGGCAAGCGTTCAACAAAAGACTAAGATTCGCCTTGCAAGGCCTATATGTCGCCTTTTGCCGTGAGCACAGCGTGCGCGCCCATTTGCTGGCCGGGAGCGGGGTAATCCTGGTTCTGCTCATGACTCGCCCCCCCGCGATATGGTGGGCCATTGCCATTTTGACGGTAGGCGTGGTCCTGATGGCCGAACTATTGAACGCGGCCCTGGAAACATTGGCCGATCATCTGCATCCAGAACAGCATCCGGAAATAGGCGCGGCGAAAGACATTGCCGCCGGCGCCGTTTTGATTGCCGCCATCGCCGCGGCAATGGTGGCGGTGGCGTTTTGGTTGCGTTAAGCTTAAATCATCATCAACTGACTTCCGGACATGACCATGCACAGCAAACCCGCCATCAGCAGCTTTCCGCTACACGACATCATCAAAAATCGCTGGAGCCCTCGTTCCTTCGATAGAAACAAAGCAATAGACGACGACACCTTGACAACCTTGCTGGAAGCCGCGCGCTGGGCGCCTTCTTGTTTCAACGACCAACCTTGGCGATTCGTCGTCTGCAATAAAAACCAGGATGGAACGGCATGGCAAACATTGCTGAGCTGCCTCGCGGAAAAGAACCAGCTGTGGGCGCAAAACGCGCCGGTTTTGATACTCAGTGTTGCGATGCAGAATTTTGGCCACAATGACAAGCCCAATCGCTGGGCCGCCTTCGATACCGGCGCAGCTTGCGTCAGCCTGTGCTTGCAAGCAACGGCCATGGGCCTGGCGACCCACCAAATGGGTGGATTCGACGCCGAACGCTGCCGCGAGCATTTCCGGCTTCCGGAAACCTGTACCCCCATGTCGGTCATGGCAATCGGCTACCAGGCGCCAGCGGAATTATTGAATGAAGAATCAAGGCAAACAGAGTTGAGCGAGCGCGCCCGCAAACCTCTGAGCGAATGCTTTTATTTCGGGGTATGGAGCGAACAATAAAATCGCTCGCCCAGAGACTCGAACGCGTAGCTATAAACCTGCCACCTTGCTGCCTTCCTCTTCTTGAAAATTGCGGTAATTGATCGAGATTTTCAAACCGGCGAAGCGGCCGGCCATTTTGACCAACTCGTTGCTGGCCTTGTCGAATGTCAACTTGACCTCGCTCAAGGCCCGGTCTTCGTAACCTTCTTCAATGTCGCGCGCATCAAGGCGGAATTGATATTTATAAATTTCTTCCTTGTCTTGATCTTCGACTTCCAAAGGCTCGCCCAAATGGCTCAGCACCGCGGATTTTTTCGGTAACTCGGCCGATACTTTGTTGATGAATTCCGCTTTTGCCCGCAATTGTTTTTTGTCTTCATTGATTTCGGCGCCGCCCAGCGAACGAAACGAGGCTTCCAAAAACTCGGGTGGCGCGATTTGCAGAAACAACTTGGAAAACGACCACTCGGTCACCTTGTCCTCTTTGTCGAACACCAAATCACAATAAAAACTAATCTCCGGATGCGCTAGCTGGTTATCCTTGCCGACCTTACGGAACCAGTAGCGCCAACGCTTGCCGTCCGTGATTGTTTCTTCGCTACTGGCATGCAATTTGGCCAAGGCCACGAAGTCCTCGCTAAACAAACGCGGCTGCTTGAAATGCACGGTAAAATTTTCGTTGGCCGTCACCGCAAAGTAGCGGTCGAATTCTTCCATTTGCAAATAGGTCTGGTAGGCATGCAGCCATTCCAAACAGCCGGTCTGCGTTCCCAGCAGCAGCGCAAGCAGAATAAAACGGGTAACGCGTTGGATTGTTTTCATGACAGCCTCAGTGCCGCGTGGGCGAGTCGTTATCATTGGCCACGGCATTGACCAACAGATTTTGTACATCGATTCTATCGAAATGGTATTGCGCACCGCAGAACTGACAATCCACTTCGATTCGATCGCGTTCTTTCAATATTGCGTTTAGCTCAGACTGGCCCAATGCCAATAAAGTGCCGCCGATTTTCTGCCGGGAACAGTTACATTGAAATTCAACCGGTTCGGGCTCATACAATCTGACTTTTTCCTCATGGAACAAGCGATGCAATAATTCTTCGCAATCCAGGGTCAGCATTTCTTCCGCCGTCACGGTATCCGCCAGCATTTCTATGCGCCGCCAATCCTCTCTCTCATGTTTCTCACTCGGCAGTTCTTGAATGAACAAGCCGGCCGCCTGAGTCCCGTTGGCAACCAGCCATAAACGGGTATCGAGTTGCTCCGACTGCGCGAAATAGGTTTTCAACACGCCCGCCAAATCGTCTTCCGCCACGCCGACGATGCCTTGGTAAGGCTCGGCTTTATCGGATTCCACCGTCAGCACCAAACGACTACCCTCCCCCATCATCTTCTGCAATGAAGTGTCCGTTACGCTGTTTTCGCTGCGCGCCAGACAACGCACTTTACGCTCGTTGGTCACTTGCGCCACCAGCGCCGTTACTTGCCCATTGCCCTGAATCTGCATGATCATCGCGCCCTTGAACTTGATGGTCGCCGATAGCAACACCGTCGCCGCCAACACTTGCCCGAGCTGCGACTCGACCACCTCATTCACCAGCACCTGATGTTGTTTGGCCTCTTGCCAGCTGCGTTCCAGACGGACCCATTCCCCGCGCACCCCGTGTTCTTCGAATAAAAAGCGTCTCAGACAATCTTGTTGTTTCATAGGTTTGTGGCAAAATCAGAATAAGCTGGCGATTATAATCGTCCTCCCCCCTTCATTCGACTTTAGAAATGACTTTATGAGCCTTTTTAGCAAAAAAACCGCTCTACCCAGCGCCGAACAGGCCTTGCCGGGCCGTCAGCAAGCCATGATCACGGCTACTCAGCATGTCGTCAGCGGCAACCCTATAGTGCCGCCTTTTCCAGCGCATCTGCAACGTGCCCAATTCGGCCTGGGCTGTTTTTGGGGCGCCGAACGCAAGTTTTGGCAGCAACCCGGCGTGTTCAGCACGGCCGTCGGTTATGCCGGCGGTTACACGCCCAATCCCACGTATCAAGAGCTATGTACCGGCATGACCGGCCATAATGAAGTGGTCCTGGTCATTTTCGACGCCAACCAGATCAGCTATCAGGCGTTGTTACGGGTATTTTGGGAATCGCACGACCCCACGCAGGGCATGCGTCAGGGCAACGACGTCGGTACGCAATATCGTTCCAGTATCGACGTGTTCAATGCAGAGCAAAACGCCGCCGCGCAGCAAAGCCTGCAACACTATCAAAGCAAACTGGCGGCCGCTGGACTAGGTAAAATCACTACCGAGATTCGCCAGGCGGCGGTTTTTTATTATGCCGAAGACGAACATCAGCAATATCTGGCGAAAAATCCGCTGGGTTACTGCGGCCTGGGTGGATTAGGCGTCAGTTATGCTTGAAGCCATTCCAGCCGGTGGCAGGTCCATCCCTGATTTGGCGCCGAACGCACGGTTTGTGATTTGCCTATCGAGCAGAATCGGCTAACAGCTTGCGACGACATGACCCAGGCGCGACATGACCAACATCACTCTATCCAGCCGACTTTTTGATACGCTAGGCGAAGGCATTGTCACAATCACGTCGACAGGGGAAATACTGAGCCTGAACGCAACGGCCTCTCACGTGTTCGGCTATGAAAACGCAGAGGCGCAGGGGCAACAACTGGCAAATTTACTGGCGGAACCCCATGCCAGCGCATGTCAATCCCAACTTATCGATGCCATCGATGGCCAGGCTGACGTGGCTCGGCAAACGATTGGTAAACGCAAGGATGGCTCTATCTTCCCGATGACGTTGACCCTGGATAAAATCCAGATCGCCGGCGAAACGGGATGGCTGGGCATCGTTCGCGATCTGACGCCGCAAAAACCCACTGAAACCATACAAGCGCATTATGCCGCCATCGTCGCGTCCTCCGCAGACGCCATCATCGGCAAAACCCTAGACGGCAAGATTACCAGCTGGAATCCGGCCGCGAGCCGGATGTTCGGCTATTCCGAACAGGAAATGCTCGGCGAATCGATTGAAATCCTGATTCCTCCGAATCACGCCGGCGAGGAGCAGGCCATCATTGCCCGGATGCAGAAAGGCGAGCGTATCGAACATTTCGAGACCAACCGCCGTCGAAAAAATGGCGAGACTTTTCCGGTATCCGTGACGATTTCCCCGATCAGGAACGACCAGGGCGACATCATCGGCGTGTCGAAAATCGTTCGAGACATTACCGCGCGCCGGCGCGCCGAGATCGAGGGCCGAGAACACCGCTTCCGCACACTGTTCGATACCATCGTCGACGGCATACTCGTCATTGACGATAAGGCCCACATTCAAGCGCTGAATCCCGCAGCCGTGCGATTGTTTGGTTACCAGCCCGTCGAGGTGCAGGGGCAAAACATCAAGTTGTTGATGCCCGAGCCTTACGCCAGCGAGCACGATGGCTATCTACGCAATTACCTCACGACAGGCATCAAGAAAGTGATCGGCATTGGCCGCGAAGTGACCGGCCGGCGCAAGGACGGCTCGACTTTCCCGATGGAACTGGCCGTCAGTGAAATGGAGGTGGACGGCGAACGCATGTTCACCGGCATCGTGCGCGACATCACGCAACGCAAACAGGCCGAAGCGGAAATTCAAGTCAACGAAAATCGCTTTCGCGCACTGTTCGACACCATCGTCGACGGCATCATCGTCATCGACGCCCGCGGCCATATTCAGGCTTTGAACCCGGCCGCGGTCGACCTGTTCGGTTACAGTCCGCATGAAGCCCAAGGTCAAAACGTCAAGATCTTGATGCCGGAACCCTATGCCAGCGAGCACGATGGTTACCTGCATAATTATCTGACCACCGGCATCGAAAAGGTGATCGGTATCGGTCGCGAGGTTCTCGGCAAACGCAAGGACGGCACGACCTTTCCGATCGATCTGGCGGTCAGTGAAATGAAAGTCGGCAACGAACGCATGTTCACCGGCATCGTGCGCGACATCACGCAACGCAAGGAAATTGAAACCGCGCTGAATAGGGCGTCGGAAATGGCCGTCAAAGCCAATCAGGCCAAAACCGAATTTCTGGCCAGCATGAGCCATGAACTGCGCACACCGCTGAACGCGATCCTGGGATTTTCACAATTATTCGAGCTGGAAGCCGATTTGCCGGCCGAGTATCGGGATTATGCCGGCGAAATCACGCGGGCGGGCAAACACCTGCTGGCCTTGATCAATGATTTGATCGACTTGTCGCGCATCGAAAGCGGGAAACTCGAGATGACGACGCAGTCGGTAAAAGTGCTGGACGTCATTCATACCAGCATACAGCTGGTCACCCCATTGGCGAACGAACAAGACATCTCGCTGGTCAACACCACCCCGACTAGCGAAAACTGGACGGTAAAGGCCGATGCGGTCAGGCTGCGTCAAGTCATCATCAACCTGCTTTCCAACGCCATCAAATACAACTATCCAGGCGGTCGCGTGATGCTGGGCTGCCGACGCCATCAAGCCTGGGTCGACATCACCGTCACCGATACCGGCTCCGGCATTCCGGTCGAAATGCAAAATCGCGTCTTCACCGCCTTCGATCGACTGGGACGCGAAACCGGCACGACAGTGGGTACCGGCATAGGCTTGGTCATTACCCGCCAAATCGTCGAAGCGATGGGGGGACGCATCGGCTTCGAAAGCCTGGAAGGCACCGGCAGCACCTTTTGGGTCCGCTTGCCGGAAGGTGACAATACGGGGCCAGCCTTATCGCCGGCCGCGGCGGACAGCGACAGGCAAAGATTATCCATCTCGGTCGAACGTCACAAACTGCTGTATATCGAAGACAACCCGGTCAATGTGCGCCTGATGGAACAACTGTTTGCCAAACGCAAACACATCGACTTTCACACGGCACCCTCGGCGGAACTCGGCCTGGCCTCGATACACCGCGCGTTACCCGCATTGATCCTGATGGACATCAATTTACCCGGCATGAACGGTTATGAGGCTATGGAAAGACTCAAAGCCGATCCGAAAACCACAGCCATTCCCATCATTGCGCTGTCGGCCAACGCGATGAAGGAAGATATCGAACGCGGCAAGCGGGCCGGTTTTAGCCATTATTTGACCAAACCCGTCGATCTGGTGAAGTTGCTGGCCATCGTAGACGCGTTATTGCGTTAAGGAATGTGTGAGAAATAAGCTCGACAATGGGAGGTGCGAATTCATTCGCCCGGTGCGGATAAATCCGCACCCACACCGAATACTTGAATAAAGTATTTCATGTTCATTCCTAAGCGAGTTTCGCGAATGCCTAGCCTCCGGAAGCACCATCGCGGCGACATGATCCGTGCGATTGTTTGCTACAATTTCCGGTTACCGCTTCATTGAGCCTTGATTCGCCCGCCGATTTTTTCCGCTCAACCAGGAAAATTATGCAACGCTTTTGCACGCTCTCCTTCGTACTCGGCCTGATTTTAATGATTTTCGGGCTGACGTATTTGTTGCCGATCGCCGCTTCGCTTT
Proteins encoded:
- a CDS encoding phosphatase PAP2 family protein codes for the protein MINLKNYTELGVLAMVAAANAALLVFIKIAAEVSEGETEVLDLAILMWLRSPTDPSDPLGPLWLEDFVRDITALGSPIVLGLLVLTSIIYLVLAGQRLLWLFMLLATGSGALASLGLKALFGRDRPGLSLHGMPVYASSFPSGHAMLSTLVYLTLATLIARLAPSPVLKLYIMVVALAFSTLVGISRIYLGVHWPTDVLAGWAAGAAWALACGAIARIIHLGTGETP
- a CDS encoding diacylglycerol kinase produces the protein MKGQAFNKRLRFALQGLYVAFCREHSVRAHLLAGSGVILVLLMTRPPAIWWAIAILTVGVVLMAELLNAALETLADHLHPEQHPEIGAAKDIAAGAVLIAAIAAAMVAVAFWLR
- a CDS encoding nitroreductase family protein, whose protein sequence is MHSKPAISSFPLHDIIKNRWSPRSFDRNKAIDDDTLTTLLEAARWAPSCFNDQPWRFVVCNKNQDGTAWQTLLSCLAEKNQLWAQNAPVLILSVAMQNFGHNDKPNRWAAFDTGAACVSLCLQATAMGLATHQMGGFDAERCREHFRLPETCTPMSVMAIGYQAPAELLNEESRQTELSERARKPLSECFYFGVWSEQ
- the hslO gene encoding Hsp33 family molecular chaperone HslO, translated to MKQQDCLRRFLFEEHGVRGEWVRLERSWQEAKQHQVLVNEVVESQLGQVLAATVLLSATIKFKGAMIMQIQGNGQVTALVAQVTNERKVRCLARSENSVTDTSLQKMMGEGSRLVLTVESDKAEPYQGIVGVAEDDLAGVLKTYFAQSEQLDTRLWLVANGTQAAGLFIQELPSEKHEREDWRRIEMLADTVTAEEMLTLDCEELLHRLFHEEKVRLYEPEPVEFQCNCSRQKIGGTLLALGQSELNAILKERDRIEVDCQFCGAQYHFDRIDVQNLLVNAVANDNDSPTRH
- the msrA gene encoding peptide-methionine (S)-S-oxide reductase MsrA, translated to MSLFSKKTALPSAEQALPGRQQAMITATQHVVSGNPIVPPFPAHLQRAQFGLGCFWGAERKFWQQPGVFSTAVGYAGGYTPNPTYQELCTGMTGHNEVVLVIFDANQISYQALLRVFWESHDPTQGMRQGNDVGTQYRSSIDVFNAEQNAAAQQSLQHYQSKLAAAGLGKITTEIRQAAVFYYAEDEHQQYLAKNPLGYCGLGGLGVSYA
- a CDS encoding PAS domain S-box protein yields the protein MTNITLSSRLFDTLGEGIVTITSTGEILSLNATASHVFGYENAEAQGQQLANLLAEPHASACQSQLIDAIDGQADVARQTIGKRKDGSIFPMTLTLDKIQIAGETGWLGIVRDLTPQKPTETIQAHYAAIVASSADAIIGKTLDGKITSWNPAASRMFGYSEQEMLGESIEILIPPNHAGEEQAIIARMQKGERIEHFETNRRRKNGETFPVSVTISPIRNDQGDIIGVSKIVRDITARRRAEIEGREHRFRTLFDTIVDGILVIDDKAHIQALNPAAVRLFGYQPVEVQGQNIKLLMPEPYASEHDGYLRNYLTTGIKKVIGIGREVTGRRKDGSTFPMELAVSEMEVDGERMFTGIVRDITQRKQAEAEIQVNENRFRALFDTIVDGIIVIDARGHIQALNPAAVDLFGYSPHEAQGQNVKILMPEPYASEHDGYLHNYLTTGIEKVIGIGREVLGKRKDGTTFPIDLAVSEMKVGNERMFTGIVRDITQRKEIETALNRASEMAVKANQAKTEFLASMSHELRTPLNAILGFSQLFELEADLPAEYRDYAGEITRAGKHLLALINDLIDLSRIESGKLEMTTQSVKVLDVIHTSIQLVTPLANEQDISLVNTTPTSENWTVKADAVRLRQVIINLLSNAIKYNYPGGRVMLGCRRHQAWVDITVTDTGSGIPVEMQNRVFTAFDRLGRETGTTVGTGIGLVITRQIVEAMGGRIGFESLEGTGSTFWVRLPEGDNTGPALSPAAADSDRQRLSISVERHKLLYIEDNPVNVRLMEQLFAKRKHIDFHTAPSAELGLASIHRALPALILMDINLPGMNGYEAMERLKADPKTTAIPIIALSANAMKEDIERGKRAGFSHYLTKPVDLVKLLAIVDALLR